Genomic DNA from Triticum dicoccoides isolate Atlit2015 ecotype Zavitan chromosome 4B, WEW_v2.0, whole genome shotgun sequence:
CCCCAGAAGGCGAGATGATCAAAGTAGGGGTCTGGAGGCCACATGCGGTGGGACTGGACCCCGAGTAAAGCCTTCAGTTGAACCGAAGACTTCAAAGCTGAACTCGCGATAATACATAGGAACTCGTCTATAAAGCCAAAAACTCCAAAGCCAAAGACATTTCGCCAAAGAAGAGCGTCGTCCTTGGCGtagaagaccagttcaggggctactgacggtgtcctggactatggTACCAACCTAGTCGGCCCACAGTCCTTGGACTGGGCTTATGGGCCCTCATTCTCATAAGGAATGCCTCCAGAAGTCTCGCACCTTGGCATGATCAAGGCAGCCTTTGCCAAAGACTTGGCGTGTACTCCAAGGACATCTCCGGCCACCGCCATATGCATCCTTTGATCTACAACCGTCTATGCAACCCAAGGTACCCCTCTGGCGTGTATTTAAGCCCAGGGGTTTAGCCCATAGAGGGGATCCGATCATAATCTCATTCACCTAGCCTTAGGGTTAGGGTTAGAACACAAgttatgatctcggggtagatcaagcTTGTACTCAATACACAACCATCAATACAatccaagcatgacgtagggtattagctcttcaagagggcccgaacctgggtaaatactgtCTCCTTCGTCCCTTGTTACCCATTGATCTGAGatccacagcttgggaccccctaccccgaggtctgctgGATTTACCACCGACAACATTGGACATGGTTTTCTTGCATTTTATCAAGCAACTTTTTAACATTATCGATGGGTTTAGCCATTATAGTTCCTCCTGCATCAGTATCAATCATAGTTTTTATATAGGATTTAAGGCTAAAACATATGAAGAATTAACCATTCTTCCATTCCATGATTAGGACAATTCATTGTATCCTCGTTCATGTGATCCCACGCAAGCACTAGTGGCTCATGATCTTCTTATTTAAAACTTGTTATCTGCGAATAAAGTTGCATAATTTTTGCAGGTAGGAAAAACTTTGATATAAACTTACtacaacaacgagtccatgaagttaCATTACCTCAAGGGAAAGTTAGAAGCCATTCTTTTGCTTTTCCTATCAAGGAGAAAGGAAATAGACGCAACTTCCAAGCATCGGGATCATAATCCTTAATGGGTGTGATGTTACTCAATTAAGAAAAAATTATGCAAATGCATACCGACATGCTCAAAAGGAGAGCCTCCAAATTGGTCATGTTGAACCATAGAGACTAGGTTCGGTTTTATCTCATACTCGGTGGCAACAACATCAGGTTGTGCAATTGGTTTACGCATTAAACTATTGCTAGGAGTAGCAAAGCTTCCAAGCTTACGAGCCATggtaatctttttggattttctactGACAAgatttgcaaaaataattaactaaaaacTAAAACAAAACTCTAACAAAAACTCTAAACACAAAGAGTAGGCACACAAatcctccccgacaacgacgccggAAAAAAGGTTTGGTTAGTCCCTTTAGTGATCCAGTAAAGGaggagaaaggattcttgccttttTTTCCAGAGGTGACCCTGAGTTATCGAACCCCCTGAGAGGACGGTGACCTTTAAGCAATGGTTTCTAACAAGTTTTTGCGAGAGAATTAAATTCCAAATTTTGACCGGATCAAAATCATGTTGACACTaaaaacacttataataaaaatagGCATGGCTATGAGGTCTTATGCTTACAACCATATATTTGCGGCGGGATCATTATGATCTTAATTTGTGCCCTGCAAGTTATCCATTGAGATGTGCTTGCTACGTACCAAAGTAGGGATGTGTCCAAATTATGTTTTTACCGACAGCGTCCTGCATCAAGAGTTTGTTGTCCAACCGAAGGCTCTATTCATCACGCGGGGTTGCCCTGATAATTGTGATAGCAATAACCGAACAAAAGCATTGGgtgtttaatgactacacctcttgAATTGCCAGAGAAAGGATCTGTGCTACCATACTAAACATATATGTCACTTGTGTTCAGAATAACACATCAGGGTCTCCCTGCCCTTAGCCTCCTCATGACTCACTCTCCATGATCCTGAGTACCTATAGGGATGAAGAACGCGAACGAGACAAGAGACAACTACAGAGCAAATTTATGCTACACATACGAGATGTTAAATCAAAGTATTTCCATTGATCTCTCCAACAAATACACTGGGTTGCAAGGCCTTGCCTCAACCCATGACTTTACCGAACTACTCAGACATGGAGATCAGATCACACGAAGAACTCATTGAAGAACACATCATGAAGATTGATTGGTAATATGTCTTACAATAGATGTCGGATGTGATACACGATTACAAGTATGGCTAGATGGCTGAGAGCTATGGTGGTGATGAAGGTGGTTTCTAtggagatgtcggtgggaaatggcggcggctagggttgatgGAGATGACTTCTGCGAAGATGACGATGTGGCGGCTTGTTCTGATGCTCATTTGGCGTCAGACCTTTAATAAAGGTTCTTCAGGTGGATCATACACCTCGGTTGGCATGCCATACGACCATCCATATGAGTCGGGATGGTCATATGGAACACCGTGTTTTGACTGGAACCTCTGCCGCGCCTCCCACATGATCTCCTATATCTCCACTTTACTCCTTTCCAAGTATTCGCTTGATTTCGTCCATAAATAGCCCATTTCTCGTCGAAACTTAATAAAGATCGGATATCTGGAATCATTtccattcattagtcattagtagcaATATCGGAGCGAATACCTCGGTTTTACTTAAATATATCAGTAAACTCCAGTAAGAGGAGTGTAAAAATAATACTCATCATTATTTGAGACAAATTAGCGCAAAATTGTTAGTCTTTTGTTGGACTCTGAATCATGGTGGTTGAGGATGCCacaattgtggtagttttttgctATTTACTCGTTTTGCTTGCCAATGAATTGGCCATCATTGGTAGTGGAGCATTGCCATGCCAAAAAAATTGGCaatcatccaaacaaagaccaatgttTTGGCCATGACCAAAAAATTGGCAAGGTAGACATTGGTGACAATCAAAACACACTCGAAGTGACCAGTAACTGAAATGGTCGCGTAAGGGAAATCCCCGTCTATTGATGCACTCTATCCAAGTACCTGCTGACCACAGAAACATGGTACAAACTTTTCTCACCACTCATCTCGGACCATAGTCGGCACTTGAATGGACTTTTTTTGTTTCATAAGTGGTTTTGATGTTAATGACATGAAATGTTTGAATGCAAGAAGCATGgtggaagcccccccccccccatttttAACAGAAAAAGGTGACATCCTCATGATTCTTTTGTTTGAGTCATTAGAAAAGTCGTATTATAAAAGGGTGTGTACTTTGGAGAAAGAGGGGGTAATCTACTCATGCAcacatacaaaattgtacccacaaactCATCAAAAAGATAAGAAAGAGCTCATGTATAGTCACTATCTTTGCAGTTCTTCTGTGTACCCTATAACCTATGGGTTCCAGAATCTCCGGAATCTCTGGGCCGTCAGAGGCTTGCAACTCTCGATTTACAGCTCAATATTAAGCCTGTATATTTCCTAGACGCGTCGGGGCATGGAACCTCCGAGTTGTCTCCAAATCATTCTACACGTTCAACGGAGTCTTGCAACCCTTGAGTTACAACTCTCTATTTGCCCCGGAGACCTAGATCCAAACTATGGTTTCCTGGCTGCAACTTGTTCCACACATAGTGTGACTTTTAGGTTTTCTAGTTGTCAAGTTGTTTATGGTGAGCGTTCATTTGAACATGCAATGCGCATTCAACATTTTTGTCGTGTGTTGTAGTTTATCAAAATTATGAGGTAAAACGATGTTGACTTGGCATGTAGGGACGACAATGTTGGGGCTTCAATTTTGATAATGATACCAAGCTATGGGTTCTTGAGCTTTGGGTTGTGAAAACCCTATGTCTAGTCTTTATTTGGTCGAATGTTGACCTCCATACGACACTTGAACCTACTATCTAGGTTGAGAGTTTCTAATTTGCCTTCAGTGATTGAAATTGAAAACAATGACACATGAAGGTTCTTCTCCAAATATGAGGGTTGAAAATCGCTTCCCCGTGGCGATACCCACTTCAGCAAGAGAACTTGGTCACTATGTTTTTTTCGATAATaatttggttgtgtgcatcctcagCGTCTCCATTGGTTCATCCATCGTATTGTTATAAAGTGTTGATATAGGGAAATTGCTAATGGAGCTCGAGCTCCATGGAGCCTGGAATTTCAAAATTCCGAAAGTCAAATTTTGGTGTTTTAAACTTTTTATTGAAAAAATTACACATGTACATAGGGATGTTTTCCACATCTGTGCAAAGTTTCATGGTGAAATACATTATGATGTGAACCATACCAAAAAAAATCATGTATTTTTAGCACATGTACTATTCACTACAAAAGTTCATGATTATGTTATTCTTGTGTAGATCACATAACAATGTAATTCATATTGAAAATTTACACACCATCCCTGTGTACATGTGTATTTTTCCATATTTTTTCAAAACCTTGAAATGTGGTTTTCGAACTGCTCGAAACTTCAGGCTCCGTGTCGTTGATACATCCTGTTGTCTTCATAAACGGTGGGTATACAAGATGTAGAGCTACACACATACGAACATGTGTGGATTATTCTCGTACCAGCCATCTTTCCAACGAACAGGGATTCAGTAAGTAGTACGTGGCAGAATGAACCGCTAAAAACCACATGCAAGTGCAGTGAAGTGCAGCGCTGCTGCTCTGTGagtagccaccaccaccaccactcgtaCATGTGTGCGCGTCCACTTTGAGCAGGGGTGGGGAAGGAAGCAAAAGGCCTAGCCCGCCTTTGAACCAAATCAGAATTTTCAAGGGCAATGGAccatggtacttgctttgcaacttGCAACAACAGCaccggccaccaccaccaccaccaccattctACATCCTCCATATGAATTCAGAGATATTTATTCTCTACTCCTACACTACACCAgccagctgccgccgccgctgccgcttccCAGGAAGTGGAATCCGACGTGCAACTTTGCAGCCAGCCAAGCTTTCCCTCCGATCCTGTGCCGCTTTATGCTCTCCTCTCCGTAGGAAAGCTCGGGCCTCATCAAGCTCGCCACCTTCttgattatttttttcttctttttcttcttgtctcCACTCGATGGCACGCGGGAATCAAACCAATCCAATCCGGCCGCACTGCCAATAACCGATTGTTTGGCAGTGCGCCGATCAAAGAACTAAAAAATCTAGAGAAATGGGAAAGAAATCGAGGGTGAAAATGGCCGGAGTTGCAACTGCTGCGACGACCAACTATACTAATGAAGCTCCGGCCGCGCGGCTGGACACCTAGGGAAAAACAAGCGTGCCGTGGAGGCGGGCTTGGATCACCGGTGGACGGCCGGCAGCTCCAGCCTCACCCTCTTGTTGTTGTTCATCGCCGCCGCGACGGAGAAGGAGGCGGCGTCCAGGCGTGCGTATGTACTATCGGCGTCGCCCCGGTCGGACGCCGATCTCTTGGCCGTCTTGCTCGGCGACGATGGATCGCGCAGCATCATGGTGTAGCAGGCATATACATCCTCCTGACCACAATAACATCGGCCATCAGGCGAACTGGTTTGACGACCCACTGGAAGGAGCTATGAGTATGGTGGACGAGGACGAGCAAGTCACCTTCTCGAGGAGGCAGGTCGGGGAGAGGCTGCTGATCTTGGATTCCAGTGGCTCCCTCGTGAGCGCGCCGTGGGTGGCCGCCAAGACGGCGACGGCGGCCACGGTGGACGGCCGGTAGTCGAGGACGCTCGCGGCTGCAAGAACAGAGCACGGTCAGCTGATAAAAGCAGAGCACGGTCTATGAATCGATGTGGTTGTCAAGTAACTAACCTTCCGCGGCGGAGAAGATGAGGGCGGCGGCCTTGACGGCGATGAGgccgccgccacctccgcggcCTCCGCCGTTGAATCGCCGGAGCCTGGAGGAGAGGCAGGGGAGGTAGTCGAAGGGCGTGACCGCGCCCATCCGCCAGTCGAGCGTGGAGAGCACGAGCATCTCCATGCGGCGGATGGAGTCGCAGCTGAAATCGTAGTCGTCGTCGGCGCGGAACTCCGACAGCGCCGGCGCCTGGCACTCATCCATCTTCGCCGCAAGCGACACGCACGCGATGGCCAACAGCCGCGCCGCCCACGGCATCACCGACCTCTGCACTCACCCACACGCACCAAAAAATCAGTCACCAGTCTCCGCGTCGTTCAAGAAGCAGAGGAAGCTAAGAGGGGATCAATGGATGCCGATTGTGCACGTACGTCAACGCATCGCCGGAGGGAGAAGCGGTCAAAGTAGGCAATCGCCACGTACGCCGTGCGGTGGGAGAACCCGAAGTGCCCGCGCGTCTGCAATGGCGCCGGCGAGATATGTCAGGGGCTCTGTTCCATCATCAACAAACCAATGGATGCAGATATATAGACGCGTCTGTTGGATGGTTCACCTCAAGGATCCACCGGACGGTGTCGCGGCGCGCGCACTGGAACCAGTCCTCGGACGCCATGGAAGGCGACGGATCGGCGGAGCAGAAGCTGCTCTCCTTGGACACCAGGTGGTCCATGTACCCCTCCTCGTCTTCCTcgccgtcgttgtcgtcgccggCGCTGCACATCAACAGCAgcttgccgccgtcgtcgtcggcgAAGCCGTCGCCGAGGTCGGCGCCGTCCTCTTGGCACATGAGGGAGAAGCAGCACCCGGCCGCGTAGTCCTCGGCCTCCATTCTCGATCCGTTCCGTGCTTCCGTTATGTACACTCCGCCGGACGGTAGCACTGGTGGGCTTTGTCAAAGTACCATGAGGGTAAGGATCCGGACGGGGTATGCCGCCGGAGCTGGCAgtgggagtggaggaggggggagaagGGGGCAAGGCGAGGTGGCCGCGCCTCAAGCGGTGAAGCCGCTGCCCTCTATTTAAGTGGCTCTCGCAGCCTCGCCTCACTGCACTGCGGCACGCACGACGCTCTTCTGATATTTCTGAATTTTCTCTCTCTTTTCAATGACCTTAAGCCTTCTTGTTTGGTCAAGATGCATTCCTCAAGATTCGAGCAAATTCATACTGTCACCGTGGTGACTAGCGTGCACTTTCCCGGTAGGTGCAGATTCAGTGCTGCAAAACAGGCTTGCTACGGAAATTCAATGTCGTGCACGTTCGAAGCCTCTGGGATTTCGTTTGTTTGATTGCGTCACACGAATTCAAGCAGCTTGCCAAACAAAGGCTAATAGAAAAACGAATAGAGGTATAACAGGCGTAATATCCGCCGTTGGATTGAAAATGGCATAAGCTTCGGGCAATTTGGCAAAGAAAAAACTAGTAAGATAAAGAACAGAATTAAAATAGATACATGTTAAACTAGGTATATTAGGCATAACAAGCATTTCATTCTTGTAGAGTAAATAATTTGATTTTTATTGAGTTCTTTTTTTAAGGGAAAGAAGGAAAACGCAGGTTCAAAATCCTTTTTATTCGGACTTTCCCAAACACAAAATACCTCCTTGTATTCGCACTCTCAAATGAGAGTGGAATAAATTCGACTTTCATATAATATCTTAACAGAATTCCATGCAATGATTGAGGGTCTCTTTGATTCGTAGAACTGAAACCCCGGGGGATTCAAGTCGTTTGCCAATTCAAACCGTAACTATTTTCTGTTGTCTAATTGCATCACATGATTCTTCCAAGAGGTATGAGTGAATGTTAAAATTCCTCTGGAATGAAGTGCAAAGAGAACCTTTCGAGAAAATCCAATATAATTCGATCCTACTAATCAATCAAATAATGTAGGGAAATATTAATAATTTCACTCTAAAATTCCTATGCAAAT
This window encodes:
- the LOC119295126 gene encoding cyclin-D5-1-like encodes the protein MEAEDYAAGCCFSLMCQEDGADLGDGFADDDGGKLLLMCSAGDDNDGEEDEEGYMDHLVSKESSFCSADPSPSMASEDWFQCARRDTVRWILETRGHFGFSHRTAYVAIAYFDRFSLRRCVDRSVMPWAARLLAIACVSLAAKMDECQAPALSEFRADDDYDFSCDSIRRMEMLVLSTLDWRMGAVTPFDYLPCLSSRLRRFNGGGRGGGGGLIAVKAAALIFSAAEAASVLDYRPSTVAAVAVLAATHGALTREPLESKISSLSPTCLLEKEDVYACYTMMLRDPSSPSKTAKRSASDRGDADSTYARLDAASFSVAAAMNNNKRVRLELPAVHR